The following coding sequences are from one Bacteroidota bacterium window:
- a CDS encoding response regulator transcription factor: protein MIKAIIVDDELGARESLSKMLEKNCKQIEVVAKVDSMLSAFEAITNKEPDLVFLDIEMPNGNAFDLLEKFKKINFNIIFTTAYDHYAIKAIKFSAIDYILKPIDPEELVNAVRRFEGQHGQKESLDKQFKTLLSNVKPENKLKKVGIPDGDGLIFINLSDIIRCDSDGNYTFFILTNGKKIIASRTLGEYEQMFADDNFFRIHRSHLINLEHVKKYIKGEGGYVVMSDNSQVEVSRRNKTDFLEKLSHL from the coding sequence ATGATAAAAGCAATAATAGTAGATGATGAATTAGGCGCACGCGAATCATTATCAAAGATGTTAGAAAAAAACTGCAAACAAATTGAAGTGGTTGCAAAGGTGGATTCGATGCTAAGTGCATTTGAAGCAATTACTAACAAGGAACCTGATTTGGTATTTTTAGACATCGAAATGCCGAACGGGAATGCGTTTGATTTACTCGAAAAATTTAAAAAAATCAACTTTAACATCATCTTTACCACAGCTTATGATCATTATGCTATCAAAGCGATTAAATTTAGCGCCATTGATTACATTCTAAAACCAATTGACCCCGAAGAGCTTGTAAATGCCGTAAGACGATTTGAAGGCCAACACGGGCAAAAAGAGTCGCTCGATAAACAATTCAAAACACTCCTTTCCAACGTAAAGCCTGAAAATAAACTCAAAAAAGTAGGTATTCCTGACGGAGACGGACTTATTTTCATTAACCTTTCAGATATCATTCGCTGTGATTCAGACGGCAATTACACCTTTTTTATTCTTACCAATGGCAAAAAAATCATCGCCTCCCGCACCCTAGGGGAATACGAACAAATGTTTGCCGATGACAATTTCTTCCGCATCCACCGCTCCCACTTAATCAATCTCGAGCACGTAAAAAAGTACATAAAAGGAGAAGGCGGATACGTTGTAATGTCCGACAATTCACAGGTTGAGGTCTCCAGACGTAACAAAACCGATTTCCTCGAAAAACTATCCCATTTATAG
- the sufC gene encoding Fe-S cluster assembly ATPase SufC, whose protein sequence is MLSIKNLHASIDGKEILRGINLEVKAGEIHAIMGPNGSGKSTLSSVLAGKEDYEITEGSVTFNGKDLLELSPEDRAREGVFLAFQYPVEIPGVSNINFLKTAINEIRAYKGQAPMEAKDFLAMVKEKQKLVELDGKLANRSVNEGFSGGEKKRNEIFQMAMLEPKLAILDETDSGLDIDALRIVAGGVNKLKSKDNATIVITHYQRLLDYIVPDVVHILYKGKIVKSGPKELALELEEKGYDFIKEEVGA, encoded by the coding sequence ATGTTAAGCATTAAAAATTTACATGCGTCAATTGACGGGAAAGAAATTCTGAGAGGAATTAATTTAGAGGTAAAAGCCGGAGAAATTCACGCGATTATGGGGCCAAATGGTTCCGGGAAAAGTACCTTGTCATCTGTGTTAGCAGGAAAAGAAGACTATGAAATTACAGAAGGCTCCGTAACTTTCAATGGAAAAGATTTGTTAGAACTTTCTCCGGAAGACAGAGCTCGCGAAGGTGTGTTTCTTGCCTTTCAATACCCTGTCGAAATTCCAGGTGTGAGCAACATTAATTTTTTGAAAACGGCTATCAATGAGATTCGCGCATACAAAGGACAAGCTCCAATGGAAGCAAAAGATTTTTTAGCGATGGTAAAAGAAAAACAAAAATTGGTAGAGTTGGATGGAAAGCTAGCGAACCGTTCGGTAAACGAAGGTTTTAGCGGTGGTGAGAAAAAGAGAAATGAAATTTTTCAAATGGCCATGTTAGAACCAAAGTTGGCCATATTAGATGAAACAGATAGCGGTTTGGATATTGATGCTTTGAGAATTGTAGCGGGTGGAGTAAATAAATTGAAGTCGAAAGACAATGCAACAATTGTGATTACTCACTATCAACGTTTGTTGGATTATATCGTTCCGGATGTGGTGCATATTCTTTATAAGGGAAAGATTGTAAAATCCGGACCGAAAGAATTAGCATTGGAGTTGGAAGAAAAAGGATACGATTTTATTAAAGAAGAAGTGGGTGCTTAG
- the thiL gene encoding thiamine-phosphate kinase: MLENTGRTELSSLGEFGLIKHLTQFIEIKNESTIKGIGDDAAVIDYKNKQTVVSTDMLVEGVHFDLAYMPLKHLGFKSVSVNLSDIYAMNATPKQITISLAISNRFSVEALEELYAGFMMACKKHNVDIIGGDTTTSKSGLVISITAIGEANAEDLVYRNTAKEGDLLCVTGDLGAAYVGLQLLEREKRIFMESPGVQPDLEGNDYILERQLKPEARKDIPVLLKKLEVKPTAMIDVSDGLSSEILHIASQSGVGCNLYEEKIPIDPSTYNMAREFNLDPTICALSGGEDYELLFTIDPSDFPKVKANPDITVIGHLTNSKEGVNLISKAGTSITLTAQGWDSLLKK; encoded by the coding sequence ATGTTAGAAAATACAGGCCGAACAGAATTAAGCAGCTTGGGTGAATTTGGATTAATCAAACACCTCACTCAATTTATTGAAATAAAAAACGAAAGTACCATCAAAGGCATTGGAGACGATGCAGCGGTAATCGATTATAAAAACAAACAAACGGTTGTTTCTACCGACATGCTTGTTGAAGGAGTTCATTTTGATTTGGCATACATGCCATTAAAACATCTAGGTTTCAAATCGGTTTCTGTCAACCTTTCTGATATCTATGCAATGAATGCAACACCTAAACAAATTACCATCTCTTTGGCTATCTCCAACCGTTTTTCAGTTGAAGCCTTGGAAGAGCTCTATGCAGGTTTTATGATGGCTTGCAAAAAGCACAATGTTGATATCATCGGTGGCGACACTACCACTTCTAAATCAGGATTGGTGATTAGCATAACCGCAATTGGTGAAGCGAATGCCGAAGATCTTGTTTACCGAAACACAGCAAAAGAAGGAGATTTACTTTGCGTAACTGGCGACTTAGGCGCTGCCTATGTAGGTTTGCAATTACTAGAAAGAGAAAAAAGAATTTTTATGGAATCTCCCGGGGTGCAACCAGATTTGGAAGGCAATGACTATATTTTAGAACGCCAATTAAAACCGGAAGCTAGAAAAGACATTCCCGTTCTATTAAAGAAACTAGAAGTGAAACCCACTGCAATGATTGATGTATCGGATGGATTATCTTCTGAAATATTACACATCGCTTCTCAATCAGGAGTCGGATGTAACTTATACGAAGAAAAAATACCAATCGACCCATCCACCTATAACATGGCCCGTGAGTTTAATTTAGATCCAACTATTTGCGCACTGAGCGGTGGGGAAGATTATGAATTATTATTCACCATCGACCCATCGGATTTTCCAAAAGTAAAAGCGAATCCTGACATCACAGTTATTGGTCACTTAACAAATAGCAAAGAAGGTGTAAATTTAATTTCGAAAGCTGGTACCTCAATCACACTCACTGCCCAAGGCTGGGATTCGCTTTTAAAAAAATAA
- the sufB gene encoding Fe-S cluster assembly protein SufB has product MANEILEEQISGEYKYGFVTDIEADNAPKGLNEDIIRFISKKKNEPEWMLEYRLKAFRYWQTLEEPHWAHVSYTKPNFQDIIYYSAPKPKVQLNSLDEVDPELLKTFEKLGISIEEQKRLSGVESRIAVDIVMDSVSVKTTFKETLSEKGIIFCSFGEAVQEHPELVKKYMGSVVPYTDNFYAALNSAVFTDGSFCYIPKGVRCPMELSTYFRINASGTGQFERTLIIADEDAYVSYLEGCTAPMRDENQLHAAVVEIVTHKNAEVKYSTVQNWYPGDKDGKGGIFNFVTKRGICLEDNSKISWTQVETGSAVTWKYPSVILKGDNSVGEFYSVAVTNNYQQADTGTKMMHLGKNTRSTIISKGISAGFSNNSYRGLVRIAKGATNARNFSQCDSLLMGDKCGAHTFPYIEIKDKSGIVEHEATTSKIGEDQLFYCKSRGIDNEKAIGLIVNGYCKEVLNKLPMEFAVEAQKLLAVSLEGSVG; this is encoded by the coding sequence ATGGCAAACGAGATATTAGAAGAGCAGATTAGCGGGGAATATAAGTACGGTTTTGTTACGGATATTGAAGCAGACAATGCTCCCAAGGGTTTGAATGAAGACATTATTCGTTTTATTTCTAAAAAGAAAAACGAACCGGAATGGATGTTGGAGTATCGACTGAAAGCATTTCGTTATTGGCAAACATTAGAAGAGCCTCACTGGGCTCACGTTTCCTACACCAAGCCAAATTTCCAGGATATTATTTATTACTCTGCACCCAAACCAAAAGTGCAATTAAATAGTTTGGATGAAGTAGATCCTGAATTATTAAAAACATTTGAGAAGTTGGGTATTTCAATTGAAGAGCAAAAAAGATTGAGTGGAGTAGAAAGTAGAATTGCTGTAGATATTGTAATGGATAGTGTTTCGGTAAAAACTACATTCAAAGAAACGCTTTCTGAAAAAGGAATTATTTTTTGTTCATTCGGAGAAGCAGTTCAAGAACATCCAGAACTGGTAAAAAAATATATGGGCTCGGTTGTTCCTTATACCGACAATTTTTATGCGGCATTAAATTCAGCTGTTTTTACAGATGGTTCATTCTGCTACATTCCTAAAGGAGTTCGTTGTCCAATGGAACTTTCAACATATTTCCGAATTAACGCTTCCGGCACCGGTCAGTTTGAAAGAACATTAATTATTGCCGATGAAGATGCCTATGTAAGTTACCTCGAAGGATGTACCGCTCCAATGCGTGATGAAAATCAATTGCATGCAGCTGTTGTAGAAATTGTAACGCATAAAAATGCGGAAGTAAAATATTCAACGGTTCAAAATTGGTATCCCGGAGATAAAGATGGGAAAGGTGGAATTTTCAATTTTGTTACGAAGAGAGGAATTTGTTTGGAAGACAATTCAAAAATTTCTTGGACACAAGTAGAAACCGGTTCTGCCGTTACTTGGAAATATCCATCTGTTATTTTAAAAGGAGATAACTCGGTAGGAGAATTTTATTCAGTAGCAGTAACGAACAATTATCAGCAAGCAGATACCGGAACAAAAATGATGCATCTTGGCAAAAACACCAGAAGCACCATCATTTCAAAAGGAATTTCAGCTGGCTTTAGTAATAACAGTTACAGAGGTTTGGTGAGAATAGCAAAAGGTGCAACCAATGCGAGAAATTTTTCGCAATGCGATAGTTTATTGATGGGTGATAAATGTGGAGCCCATACATTTCCCTACATCGAGATAAAAGATAAATCGGGAATTGTAGAACACGAAGCAACGACTTCAAAAATTGGTGAAGATCAATTGTTCTATTGTAAATCACGAGGAATAGATAATGAAAAAGCAATCGGTTTAATTGTAAACGGATATTGCAAGGAAGTATTAAATAAATTACCAATGGAATTTGCTGTGGAAGCACAGAAGTTGTTAGCCGTTTCTCTTGAGGGATCTGTCGGCTAA
- a CDS encoding histidine kinase: MKIKQLLLYFFILLTFTGEAQSTFFRNYSVEDGLPFINVSAIFQDRKGNLWSSGYGGLSKFDGISFTNFAPKDGLLNHFVTTICEDNQGNLWVGSISGINKFDGKTFTGFTTKNGLIHNSITSSLKDKAGNIWFGTEKGLSKLADGSFINFSKKDGLVGNFIKCLFQDKEGKIWIGTNDGISIFDGKTFTSITTANGLLSNEISAITQDKQNNFWVGTSNGICKISNNTFTTYTIEQGLTDNNVTSLLVDNKNTLWIGTGKGLVKYTNNQFTKYSIKRDQNSNLVSCLFEDFENNLWIGTYSGLFKYRGNPFISYGIHDGLTNNFIFGITRDSKNNLWVGSQGGGLFKFDNGEFLQYNQENGLDANGVNMIYEISPGILWLATDEGLRIYNGKTFTKGNDTSSVWSNVTNVIYKDSKNNLWIGATGKIFKYDGTNFTFYPLKGLTEKCNVWTFVEDKKGTLWAGSYLGGIFKLDGNTFVECTQQLGLKNDSYLASLIDKEGNLYFGALDGLWMFNPNDMSQPAMNFSEKDGMSSDLVYSLTFGKSENEIWIGTNQGINKLDIARYKATKEKNIIPFGKQEGFSGVECNGNGTFVDRDGAIWFGTVNGVIKYDPNEYIPNPFESKISITKYRLFYKDTLFTNNMHLHYDDNSITFNFSGICLTNPSKVKYSHILEGFETNWSPPSKDRFTNYSNLPPGTYTFKVISSNNEGVWNTVPATFTFTIDRPFWKTWIFIIASTSFFIIALILSIRLRIKRIKLREKRKTELNKKIANIESQALRAQMNPHFIFNTLSSIQHYISNNDTDAALKYLSKFAKLMRRIMDNSKQQMISVAEEINALELYLELETMRFDKKFIHTITVDKEIDLTYDRIPSMLIQPYVENAIIHGLLPMQGNGKILISLEKQNDTILCTIEDNGIGREKSKEFKKNRVQQHKSMGMSITQERLDILNSSLNSNINAEIVDLFENGKAAGTKVRLIIPLETNEY; encoded by the coding sequence ATGAAAATAAAACAACTTCTCCTTTATTTTTTCATCTTGCTTACTTTCACCGGTGAAGCACAATCCACGTTTTTTCGCAACTACTCCGTTGAAGATGGATTACCGTTCATCAATGTATCCGCTATTTTTCAAGATAGAAAAGGAAATTTATGGAGTAGCGGATATGGCGGATTAAGCAAATTTGACGGAATTTCCTTTACCAACTTTGCCCCTAAAGACGGATTACTCAATCACTTTGTAACCACCATCTGCGAAGACAATCAAGGAAATCTTTGGGTTGGAAGTATCAGCGGCATAAATAAATTTGATGGCAAAACATTTACCGGGTTTACAACTAAAAATGGGCTCATCCACAACTCAATTACCTCGTCCTTAAAAGATAAAGCAGGAAATATCTGGTTTGGAACAGAAAAAGGATTAAGCAAATTAGCAGATGGCTCATTTATTAATTTTTCAAAAAAAGATGGACTCGTTGGTAATTTTATTAAATGTTTGTTCCAAGACAAAGAAGGGAAAATTTGGATAGGCACAAATGATGGCATCAGTATTTTTGATGGAAAAACGTTTACCTCCATTACCACCGCCAATGGTTTGTTATCAAACGAAATTTCAGCAATCACCCAAGACAAACAAAATAATTTTTGGGTTGGTACTTCCAATGGAATTTGCAAAATCAGCAACAATACATTTACCACTTATACAATTGAACAAGGACTAACAGACAATAACGTAACTTCACTTTTAGTCGATAATAAAAATACACTTTGGATTGGAACCGGAAAAGGATTAGTAAAATATACGAATAATCAATTCACAAAATACTCCATTAAAAGAGATCAAAACAGTAATCTGGTAAGCTGCTTATTCGAAGATTTTGAAAACAACCTTTGGATAGGGACTTATTCCGGCTTGTTTAAATACCGCGGTAATCCTTTTATTTCATACGGAATTCATGACGGACTCACCAACAATTTTATTTTTGGTATCACGCGTGATTCAAAAAACAATCTCTGGGTAGGATCGCAAGGTGGCGGACTTTTTAAATTTGACAATGGTGAATTTTTACAATACAATCAGGAAAACGGACTGGATGCCAACGGAGTAAATATGATTTATGAAATCAGTCCAGGAATCCTTTGGCTTGCTACTGATGAAGGATTGAGGATATACAATGGAAAAACGTTTACAAAAGGTAATGATACTTCCTCTGTTTGGTCAAACGTAACCAATGTAATTTACAAAGACTCCAAAAACAACCTCTGGATAGGTGCTACCGGAAAAATATTTAAATACGATGGTACCAACTTCACCTTTTACCCTCTAAAAGGTTTAACTGAAAAATGTAATGTTTGGACATTTGTTGAAGATAAAAAGGGAACACTTTGGGCAGGAAGTTATTTAGGTGGAATTTTTAAGTTGGACGGCAATACATTTGTTGAATGCACACAACAGCTTGGATTAAAAAATGACTCTTATCTCGCTTCGTTAATTGACAAAGAAGGGAATTTATATTTCGGGGCGCTCGATGGTCTGTGGATGTTCAATCCTAATGACATGAGTCAGCCAGCAATGAATTTTAGCGAAAAAGATGGAATGAGTTCCGATTTGGTGTATTCACTCACATTTGGAAAATCAGAAAATGAAATTTGGATAGGAACCAATCAAGGTATTAATAAGCTTGATATTGCCCGTTATAAAGCGACCAAAGAAAAAAACATTATTCCTTTTGGAAAACAAGAAGGATTCTCCGGAGTAGAATGTAATGGTAATGGAACATTTGTAGATCGGGATGGAGCCATTTGGTTTGGAACAGTTAATGGTGTAATCAAGTACGATCCGAATGAATATATCCCTAATCCCTTCGAATCAAAAATTAGCATTACAAAATATCGTTTATTTTATAAAGACACATTGTTTACCAACAATATGCATTTGCATTATGATGATAACAGCATCACGTTTAACTTTTCCGGAATCTGCTTAACCAATCCTTCAAAAGTAAAATACTCGCATATTCTTGAAGGATTTGAAACCAACTGGTCGCCACCCTCAAAAGATCGTTTTACTAACTACTCCAATCTACCTCCGGGAACCTATACCTTTAAAGTGATTTCCTCCAACAACGAAGGGGTTTGGAATACTGTCCCCGCTACATTTACATTTACAATTGATCGCCCTTTTTGGAAAACCTGGATATTTATCATTGCATCCACCTCCTTTTTCATCATCGCGCTTATTCTTTCCATTCGTTTACGCATCAAACGGATTAAATTGCGTGAAAAAAGAAAAACCGAACTCAATAAAAAAATTGCAAACATCGAATCACAAGCACTGCGTGCACAAATGAATCCACATTTTATTTTTAATACACTCAGCTCCATTCAGCATTATATTTCCAATAACGATACGGATGCTGCATTAAAATACTTATCGAAATTTGCGAAATTGATGCGTAGAATCATGGACAATTCCAAACAACAAATGATCTCTGTTGCTGAAGAAATCAACGCACTGGAATTATACCTCGAATTGGAAACCATGCGTTTTGATAAAAAATTCATACACACAATTACGGTTGATAAAGAAATTGACTTGACCTACGACCGCATCCCTTCCATGCTCATTCAGCCTTATGTTGAAAATGCGATCATTCACGGATTACTACCAATGCAAGGGAATGGTAAAATTTTAATTTCCTTGGAAAAACAAAACGACACGATTTTATGTACCATCGAAGACAATGGAATCGGTAGAGAAAAATCGAAAGAATTTAAAAAGAACAGAGTGCAACAACACAAATCCATGGGAATGAGTATTACTCAGGAGCGGTTGGACATTTTAAATTCCAGCTTGAATAGTAATATCAATGCCGAAATTGTTGATTTGTTTGAAAACGGGAAAGCGGCAGGTACAAAAGTGAGATTAATCATCCCGTTGGAAACCAATGAATATTGA
- a CDS encoding DUF288 domain-containing protein, giving the protein MSKSLIITSIANDQHPILKQFAKECKENHLDYIVIGDTKSPADFKLEGCDYWSVERQLTLPFELAKITPTRHYSRKNLGYLLAIKNGSTELVETDDDNIPRPEFWEEKKREVKSHVFENTGWVNVYHYFTKNMIWPRGFPLEELQNKQIELSTLKNTAVNCPIQQGLADENPDVDAVYRLTYPLPLNFEIKNKLALGKNAWSPFNSQNTHWFKEAFPLMYLPSFCSFRMTDIWRSYVAQRIAWECGWSVLYHEPTVWQERNAHNLMKDFEDEIPGYSNNLNICKELQGLSLKPGQENIYDNLITCYQKLIDINVVGKEEMGLLKAWISDISKLKN; this is encoded by the coding sequence ATGTCTAAGTCACTAATCATCACTTCCATTGCAAATGATCAACATCCGATCTTAAAACAGTTTGCAAAAGAATGTAAAGAAAACCATTTGGATTACATTGTTATAGGCGATACAAAATCTCCTGCAGATTTTAAATTGGAAGGCTGCGACTATTGGAGTGTTGAACGTCAACTCACGCTCCCTTTTGAATTAGCTAAAATCACTCCCACTCGTCACTATTCCCGAAAGAATTTAGGCTACCTACTAGCGATTAAAAATGGATCTACCGAACTGGTTGAAACCGATGATGACAATATTCCAAGACCAGAATTTTGGGAAGAAAAAAAACGTGAAGTAAAAAGTCATGTGTTTGAAAACACAGGATGGGTGAATGTTTACCATTATTTCACAAAGAATATGATTTGGCCGCGCGGGTTTCCGTTGGAAGAATTACAAAACAAACAAATTGAGCTTTCTACTTTAAAAAACACTGCCGTCAATTGCCCTATTCAACAAGGCTTAGCAGATGAGAATCCGGATGTGGACGCTGTTTATAGATTAACATATCCGTTACCATTAAATTTTGAAATCAAAAACAAACTGGCGCTCGGAAAAAATGCATGGAGCCCGTTTAATAGTCAAAATACACACTGGTTCAAAGAAGCATTTCCACTGATGTATCTTCCTTCCTTTTGCAGTTTCAGAATGACGGACATCTGGAGAAGTTATGTAGCGCAGCGCATTGCGTGGGAATGCGGCTGGAGCGTATTGTATCACGAACCTACTGTTTGGCAGGAACGCAATGCTCACAATCTGATGAAAGATTTTGAAGACGAAATTCCCGGGTACTCAAACAATTTAAACATCTGCAAAGAATTACAGGGATTATCGCTAAAACCCGGACAAGAAAACATCTACGATAATTTAATTACGTGTTACCAAAAATTAATCGATATCAATGTTGTTGGGAAAGAAGAAATGGGCCTTCTAAAAGCCTGGATAAGCGACATTAGTAAGTTGAAAAATTAA
- a CDS encoding iron-sulfur cluster assembly accessory protein — protein MITVSENAKQHALDLIKNENRPNDTFIRVGVDGGGCSGLSYKLEFDNQIKEGDQVFEDKGIKIAVDKKSFLYLIGTELDYTGGLNGKGFVFNNPNASRTCGCGESFSV, from the coding sequence ATGATAACAGTATCTGAGAATGCAAAACAGCACGCATTAGACTTAATAAAAAACGAAAATCGCCCAAATGATACATTTATTCGTGTAGGTGTTGACGGTGGTGGATGTTCAGGACTTTCCTATAAATTGGAGTTTGATAACCAAATAAAGGAAGGCGATCAAGTGTTTGAAGACAAAGGGATAAAAATTGCAGTCGACAAAAAAAGTTTCCTTTATCTAATTGGAACCGAGTTGGATTATACAGGCGGGTTGAATGGAAAAGGGTTTGTATTTAACAATCCAAATGCAAGCAGAACCTGCGGTTGCGGGGAATCATTTTCAGTTTAA
- a CDS encoding glycosyltransferase, translating to MANEEQDFKPFIEMLNFVIDELNPGSVYFIIDKASTDKTLELSQALSAKDSRYVTVWSPENKNVVDAYVKGLRVAYEAGHEIIIEMDAGLSHDPRAIPMFLRVLNEGNECAFGSRFINGGSMGDSPFKRRMLSKTGTILANLLLGTKLRDMTSGYQGFHRDVVGKIINHKFKSKAHFYQTELRYLLRKRRTFEVPIHYQAPSPRVSKNAIKNAYQTLFYYFIQRLRGNKPTL from the coding sequence ATGGCAAATGAAGAACAGGATTTCAAGCCTTTTATTGAAATGCTCAACTTTGTTATTGATGAACTAAATCCCGGAAGTGTTTATTTTATCATTGATAAAGCATCTACAGATAAAACGCTCGAACTCTCTCAAGCCCTATCTGCAAAAGATTCAAGATATGTTACTGTTTGGTCGCCCGAAAACAAAAATGTGGTGGATGCTTATGTAAAAGGATTGCGTGTAGCTTACGAAGCTGGTCATGAAATCATCATTGAAATGGATGCCGGTCTTTCACACGACCCTCGTGCCATTCCAATGTTTTTACGTGTACTCAACGAAGGAAACGAATGCGCATTCGGCAGTCGATTTATTAACGGAGGCTCCATGGGCGATTCACCGTTCAAACGCAGAATGCTTTCTAAAACCGGAACCATCTTGGCAAACTTGTTATTGGGCACGAAATTACGTGATATGACATCCGGCTACCAAGGTTTTCATCGGGATGTGGTAGGAAAAATCATTAATCACAAATTTAAATCAAAGGCACATTTCTATCAAACAGAATTACGTTATTTGTTAAGAAAACGAAGAACATTTGAGGTGCCCATTCACTACCAAGCTCCTTCCCCACGTGTTTCTAAAAATGCCATAAAAAATGCTTACCAAACTTTATTTTATTATTTCATTCAACGACTGCGTGGAAACAAACCAACATTGTAA